From Methanomicrobiales archaeon HGW-Methanomicrobiales-1, a single genomic window includes:
- the grpE gene encoding nucleotide exchange factor GrpE — translation MNDAEHNVEQTGKESTGIPDTAPVNTQADSDPLDEQRKAVAELNDRYLRLAADFENFKKRTARDREMITNLANERFAVDIIEVLDNFERAIKADDAHLREGLVQIQQLLISQLQRHGISPVEALKKPFNPAEHEAIAHVPSEEEEGMVIDEVARGYRMYDKIIRHAKVAVSKGK, via the coding sequence ATGAATGATGCAGAACATAATGTTGAACAGACCGGCAAAGAAAGTACCGGCATTCCGGATACTGCCCCCGTTAACACCCAGGCCGATTCAGATCCCCTGGATGAACAGCGAAAGGCAGTAGCCGAGCTCAATGACCGGTACTTGCGTCTTGCTGCGGATTTTGAAAATTTCAAAAAACGCACAGCACGTGACCGGGAGATGATTACGAACCTGGCAAATGAAAGGTTCGCTGTCGATATTATTGAAGTCCTTGATAACTTTGAGCGGGCGATTAAAGCAGACGATGCTCACCTGCGCGAGGGTCTCGTGCAGATCCAACAGCTGCTCATTTCACAATTACAACGCCATGGTATTTCACCTGTTGAAGCTCTCAAAAAACCCTTCAACCCGGCAGAGCACGAGGCGATTGCCCATGTTCCTTCTGAAGAAGAGGAAGGAATGGTAATTGATGAAGTGGCACGCGGGTATCGCATGTATGACAAAATTATCCGGCACGCAAAAGTTGCAGTATCCAAAGGAAAGTAA
- a CDS encoding molecular chaperone DnaK codes for MANDKVLGIDLGTTYSCMSIMEAGKPIVIPNAEGGRTTASIVAFTKEGERLVGSLAKRQAVTNPQRTIQSIKRKMGTGEKIKIDDKNYTPQEISSMILQKLKIDAEAYLGEKISKAVITVPAYFNDAQRQATKDAGKIAGLDVMRIINEPTASALAYGIDKDKDATVLVYDLGGGTFDVSILTLGDGVFEVKSTAGNNHLGGDDFDQLVTDYLVEEFKKKEAIDLRTDPYAMQRLRDASENAKIELSQRQSTNINLPYITQDKSGPKFLNIDLTKAKLEQLIGNLVESTVGPVKQALSDAKLEAKDIDHVLLVGGSTRVPLVQDTVKKLLGKEPDKGLNPDECVALGAAIQGAVLTGETKDIVLLDVTPLTLGIETLGGIATKLIERNTTIPTRKSQIFSTAADGQTSVEIHVVQGERALAKDNFTLGKFQLTGIPPAPRGIPQVEVTFDIDSNGIIHVSAKDLGSGNQQAISIKGDKKLTEEDIKKMMDAAKTFENEDKQKRDEIELHNQADTAVFTAEKMLKESGDKLEAEDKQKVEDSVAAVKKALEEENLDEIKKSMEALTEAVYAVTTKIYQKVQAEQAAAQQPPSDAGPQPEAETKDDDNVVNADYKVKEE; via the coding sequence ATGGCAAATGACAAAGTTCTGGGAATTGATCTGGGAACAACTTACTCCTGTATGTCCATCATGGAAGCAGGAAAACCAATTGTTATCCCGAATGCTGAAGGCGGGCGGACAACCGCATCGATTGTAGCATTTACTAAAGAGGGCGAGCGGTTAGTCGGCAGTCTCGCAAAGCGGCAGGCCGTGACCAACCCGCAGAGGACAATCCAGTCCATCAAGCGCAAGATGGGGACCGGCGAAAAGATCAAGATTGATGACAAGAATTACACGCCCCAGGAAATCTCGTCGATGATCCTGCAGAAACTCAAGATCGATGCAGAAGCCTATCTTGGCGAGAAGATCTCAAAAGCCGTCATCACGGTCCCGGCATATTTCAATGATGCCCAGCGCCAGGCAACCAAGGATGCCGGCAAGATCGCAGGACTCGATGTCATGCGTATCATCAATGAGCCGACCGCGAGTGCCCTTGCCTATGGTATCGACAAGGACAAGGATGCGACCGTCCTCGTCTACGATCTCGGTGGCGGTACTTTCGATGTTTCCATCCTCACGCTTGGCGATGGCGTCTTTGAAGTGAAATCCACTGCGGGCAATAACCATCTCGGTGGCGATGATTTCGACCAGCTGGTTACCGATTACCTTGTTGAGGAATTCAAGAAGAAAGAAGCTATCGACCTGCGCACGGATCCCTATGCCATGCAGCGCCTTCGCGATGCATCGGAGAATGCAAAGATCGAACTCTCGCAGCGCCAGAGCACCAACATCAACCTGCCCTACATCACGCAGGACAAGAGCGGCCCGAAGTTCTTAAACATCGACCTCACAAAAGCAAAACTCGAGCAGCTTATCGGCAACCTGGTTGAATCAACAGTCGGCCCGGTCAAGCAGGCGCTCAGCGATGCAAAACTTGAGGCAAAAGATATCGATCATGTCCTGCTCGTTGGCGGCTCGACCCGTGTTCCGCTTGTCCAGGATACCGTCAAAAAGCTTCTCGGCAAGGAACCGGACAAGGGACTTAACCCGGATGAATGTGTGGCACTCGGTGCAGCAATCCAGGGTGCGGTCCTGACCGGCGAGACAAAAGATATCGTTCTCCTGGACGTCACCCCGCTCACGCTCGGTATCGAGACATTAGGCGGCATCGCAACCAAGCTCATCGAGCGTAACACGACGATTCCCACCCGGAAAAGCCAGATTTTCTCAACGGCAGCCGATGGCCAGACCAGTGTCGAGATCCATGTAGTACAGGGAGAACGTGCGCTTGCCAAGGATAACTTCACCCTGGGTAAATTCCAGTTGACCGGTATCCCACCGGCCCCGCGGGGCATTCCCCAGGTCGAGGTCACATTCGATATCGATTCGAATGGTATCATCCACGTTTCGGCTAAGGATCTCGGTTCCGGTAACCAGCAGGCCATCTCTATCAAGGGTGACAAGAAACTCACTGAAGAAGATATCAAGAAGATGATGGATGCCGCAAAGACGTTCGAGAATGAAGACAAGCAGAAGCGCGATGAGATAGAGCTGCACAACCAGGCTGACACCGCCGTCTTCACTGCTGAAAAGATGCTCAAAGAGAGTGGCGACAAACTCGAAGCGGAAGACAAGCAGAAAGTAGAAGATAGTGTTGCGGCAGTCAAGAAAGCGCTTGAAGAGGAAAACCTGGATGAGATCAAGAAGTCCATGGAAGCACTGACCGAAGCAGTATATGCTGTGACAACCAAGATTTACCAGAAAGTTCAGGCCGAACAGGCAGCTGCACAACAGCCGCCATCAGATGCCGGCCCCCAGCCGGAAGCGGAAACAAAAGACGATGATAATGTCGTCAATGCAGATTACAAAGTGAAAGAAGAGTGA